Proteins encoded in a region of the Pelobates fuscus isolate aPelFus1 chromosome 11, aPelFus1.pri, whole genome shotgun sequence genome:
- the NUP214 gene encoding nuclear pore complex protein Nup214 isoform X3, with product MEEDTDSPPERETKDFHFRQLKKTRLFDPPQEILKERSNLLAISNKYGLIFAGGSPGLKIYYIKDLLVPIKAGEDPNSIVAGPPGITVPLKLSTHHVALSSDSLTLSVCVASSTHGTFISFYDVRTLLNETKPQKMPFAYYELTKDGNNRVIDLKWNPATPNLVAMCLNDGSITVLQVTDAVSAYATLPATVGVTSVCWSPKGKQLAVGKQNGTIVQFLPNLQEKKVIPCPTFYSENPVKVLDVLWVSTYVFAVAYAAADVSLETSPELVMVLLPKKEDKKGERFLNFREICYGSPTERHHHFFLNYIDNWEVLLGASAVSIEVSVIARPPDQVGYELWLLEDTSRADLPVNDNSDDTLPMGVVVDYTNQQQIFISEEKVLPPTPVLLVLSSDGVLCPFHMINSNPGMKSLMVPLERLPLEGERQTKTIGTGLTSPAPAAPQTTISQPATFSIASSNPATNTTPGPTNTTFGATNTTPVPAPWALPLSIGSTAASNNSSKQVNPPVFSFQPMSGTGVFGMGSSGPGSSALPEQTPVTTPGFLPAASVKVNLKDKFNAVGAQAPAPSASLGAPAFSFTPPSKPPSSSDPRSGAVSFQPQATKTPSRATVGDVVPVMPSTPIASTQKTAKINPPAAKQMPSQLQANVPRENPYTQTKESDPFLIAIKEEIAQFQKEMDDLKARTVKACFSVGNEAEIRQLRTETDDLDGFLLEIKETTESLNSDIHNLKRNHLEAFAKIEEARELNERKQDPKYRHLLLKRPLDPKSEAQVKEIRTLHQYVKSAVQDVSDVLDIQWEKYLENKRNQKGLIVPERQSLFHTLVNNREIINHQQRQLKQLVDKLQQLRLYKQLSQWSIPSEDTSNKSFESNIESLQNTLSKTAINMKPKPAPQAPSKVSKVKVNQLRNFLTMRTVPRIRSLAPANLNRSSFLAPSFFENLDDVSSTSSLSDTGDNEERGLLPQVVGRHETPPPEGTPIRTPRHAAVVRTTSVQQGFAPPTAPFGKPFGPGPITSTPAVPAQSIRVIPQGADSTMLTTKTVKHGDPIIIAQQAAAAAALRRQLDNQVTATLTESTLQTVPKVVNVKELKGNGPGPTISTTLGPSVPHSAAQVIQQVLVSVGSAPAKQAPPAGAIKMQSAPVLPGSIALPGQGSAPSKPPGQPFPKSETPPVPPAASTTSATASQSSKPFSFAGPSSGFSFGGVTPASSSSSNLGGSTAGSLDQSRDPNQSSPFTFGSKPVFGSGSLGSFSFSSVKSATPSTITDTASTPPTFQLSAPSAAGLAASSTTGGKSEATATKQGDGIFQTFSGGETLGSFSGLRVGQIDESSKPDNSKATPSTQPAKLPSATPVFGSGGGLQISKPAEVSSSTSGAPGTLFGSLPLAGAGSSASLFSSGASKPNFSFLSPSSTVAAADSSSGTTASATLSFQSLLAPATSAQSPAASSPANQNESSSTPAASTFALSSLLVPSSADVSSSTLEVKQPFKSDKLVSEPAAPPSLQQQNPSFPTSEGDKEQTPKQNLVGGASTTPFASVAASIIPTAQSAAVTKEDAAPIPSLPATVSSGQVSSIASEVLNPSAPVNTLSGVLSTQTPAPVTSSPPVAPNNPPTAPPPVGSTASSSAFGQQSVASSTPAALPAFGQAPASSSAPTPFAQQSGNATSAAANTTTGFGTNAFGLAGSTGAGFGQPSFGQAPAYWKTPASNSASNFSFAPSSFGTQPAFGQPPTSTVAASSTGALFGSSVSSNSATTFGQQSASASTPTAGGTGLFGQSTTPAFGQSSGFGQVAPVFGNASSSTTTTSFGQSSGFTTNPAGSLFGQNQNQSTSVFGQSPSSSGGLFGASTGTGSGGGFFSGLGGKPSQDAANKNPFGSSTPTSTARFRFPSSPSGFGAAPVFGSPPTFGGSPGFGGAPAFGTAPAFSSPLGSTGGKVFGEGTAAANTGGFGFGASPGNTTFGNIASQNTPTFGSLSQQGTGFGEQQSGGFSGFGSSGSAPPAANSGGFGFGVANHQAQPAFCTNPLGMEYIGGSSGH from the exons GACTTCCATTTCCGGCAACTGAAAAAGACACGGCTTTTTGATCCTCCTCAAGAAATCCTCAAAGAGCGCTCCAATCTCTTGGCAATCTCTAATAAATATGGCCTCATCTTTGCTGGAGGCTCACCAGGGCTGAAAATCTATTACATTAAAGATCTACTTGTACCAATCAAGGCTGGAGAAGATCCCAATTCTATCG TTGCAGGCCCTCCTGGTATAACTGTGCCCTTGAAACTTTCCACTCACCATGTGGCTCTGAGCTCTGACAGTTTGACATTATCTGTGTGTGTAGCCTCCAGTACTCATGGCACTTTCATCTCATTTTATGATGTACGGACTCTGCTGAATGAG ACCAAACCGCAGAAAATGCCTTTTGCTTATTATGAGCTAACAAAAGATGGTAATAATCGTGTAATTGATCTCAAATGGAACCCAGCAACACCAAACCTGGTGGCCATGTGCCTAAATGATGGTAGTATAACAGTCCTACAGGTCACGGATGCCGTCAGTGCTTACGCCACTCTGCCTGCCACTGTGGGTGTGACATCAG TATGCTGGAGCCCAAAAGGGAAGCAACTTGCTGTGGGCAAGCAGAATGGCACAATCGTTCAGTTCCTTCCA aATCTTCAGGAGAAGAAAGTCATTCCCTGCCCCACCTTTTATTCAGAGAACCCTGTAAAAG TGCTTGATGTCCTCTGGGTTAGTACATACGTCTTTGCCGTGGCGTATGCTGCTGCTGATGTTTCTCTCGAAACCTCTCCTGAGCTTGTTATGGTATTACTTCCG AAAAAGGAAGACAAAAAGGGTGAGCGATTTCTGAATTTCAGGGAGATCTGCTATGGCAGCCCTACTGAGAGACACCACCATTTCTTCTTGAATTATATTGATAATTG ggaGGTTCTTCTGGGGGCTTCTGCTGTCTCCATTGAAGTCTCTGTGATTGCCCGGCCACCAGATCAG GTCGGTTATGAATTGTGGCTTCTGGAAGACACGAGTCGGGCTGATCTCCCCGTGAATGACAACAGTGATGATACACTTCCCATGGGAGTAGTTGTGGATTACACAAATCAGCAACAGATTTTTATCA GTGAAGAGAAAGTTCTTCCACCAACCCCTGTTCTCCTGGTTTTGTCCTCGGATGGAGTCCTGTGTCCTTTCCACATGATAAATTCCAACCCAGGCATGAAGTCCCTAATGGTGCCTCTTGAACGTTTGCCATTGGAAGGAGAGAGACAGACGAAGACGATCG GAACAGGCCTTACTTCTCCAGCTCCTGCTGCCCCTCAAACTACCATTTCACAGCCGGCCACTTTCAGTATTGCTTCTAGCAATCCAGCCACCAATACTACACCTGGACCCACCAATACTACATTTGGAGCCACCAATACTACACCTGTACCTGCACCTTGGGCTTTGCCCTTGTCAATCGGAAGTACAGCAGCTTCCAATAACTCCTCCAAGCAGGTTAATCCACCTGTGTTCTCCTTCCAACCGATGTCGGGCACAGGGGTTTTTGGAATGGGCAGCTCAGGGCCAGGTAGCTCAGCTCTTCCAGAGCAGACGCCTGTAACAACACCCGGCTTTCTTCCTGCTGCATCAGTGAAAGTGAACCTGAAAGACAA AttcaatgctgttggggcacaGGCACCTGCTCCCAGTGCCAGCCTTGGTGCTCCAGCCTTTTCATTCACTCCTCCAAGCAAGCCCCCAAGTTCAAGCGATCCCCGTAGTGGCGCAGTATCATTTCAACCACAGGCCACCAAGACTCCGAGCAGGGCCACTGTTGGAGATG TTGTCCCTGTGATGCCAAGCACTCCCATTGCATCTACTCAGAAGACAGCCAAAATTAACCCTCCAGCAGCAAAGCAAATGCCTTCACAG ttgCAGGCAAATGTACCCAGAGAAAATCCATACACTCAAACCAAGGAGTCTGACCCTTTTCTGATTGCCATAAAAGAGGAG ATTGCTCAATTCCAAAAGGAGATGGATGACCTGAAAGCTCGCACTGTAAAGGCATGTTTCTCAGTAGGCAATGAAGCTGAAATACGTCAATTAAGGACAGAGACAGATGACCTTGATGGCTTTCTCCTTGAAATCAAAGAAACTACTGAG TCTCTTAACAGCGACATCCATAATCTAAAAAGGAATCATCTTGAGGCATTTGCAAAAATCGAAGAAGCTAGGGAACTGAATGAGCGAAAGCAGGATCCCAAGTACCGGCACCTGCTACTCAAGAGACCATTAGATCCCAAGAGTGAAGCTCAGGTTAAG GAGATCCGCACTCTGCACCAGTATGTAAAGTCTGCAGTTCAAGATGTCAGTGATGTGTTGGATATACAGTGGGAAAAGTACctggaaaacaagagaaatcaaaA AGGTCTAATTGTCCCAGAGCGACAATCACTATTTCACACGCTGGTCAACAACCGGGAAATTATCAACCATCAACAACGGCAGCTAAAACAACTGGTGGACAAACTACAGCAGCTCCGATTGTACAAGCAGCTGTCCCAGTGGAGCATACCAAGCGAAGACACGAGCAACAAAAG TTTTGAAAGCAATATTGAAAGCCTGCAAAATACATTGTCTAAGACTGCTATAAATATGAAACCCAAACCAGCACCGCAAGCACCAT CCAAAGTGTCAAAGGTAAAGGTCAACCAGCTGCGAAATTTTCTTACCATGAGAACAGTACCTCGTATCCGGTCTCTTGCGCCAG CAAACCTCAACCGTTCGTCATTCCTGGCCCCAAGCTTTTTCGAAAATCTTGATGATGTGAGCTCCACATCTTCCCTGTCGGACACTGGAGATAACGAAGAGAGGGGGCTGCTTCCACAGGTGGTTGGGAGGCATGAGACTCCGCCCCCAGAAGGTACACCTATCAGAACTCCCCGACATGCTGCTGTCGTCCGTACAACATCAGTCCAGCAAGGCTTTGCTCCACCAACCGCTCCATTTGGAAAACCGTTTGGCCCAGGTCCTATCACCAGTACAC cggCTGTTCCTGCTCAGTCCATCAGAGTGATCCCACAGGGAGCTGACAGCACTATGCTGACCACCaaaactgtcaaacatggagatCCCATTATCATCGCTCAACAAGCTGCGGCTGCAGCTGCCCTGAGGAGACAGCTGGACAACCAAGTGACAG CCACTTTGACAGAATCCACCCTGCAGACAGTACCCAAAGTGGTAAACGTTAAAGAGCTGAAGGGCAATGGTCCTGGTCCAACCATTTCCACCACATTAGG GCCGTCGGTACCCCATTCTGCTGCTCAAGTTATCCAGCAAGTATTAGTCTCAGTGGGGTCGGCACCAGCTAAGCAG GCACCACCTGCTGGTGCTATAAAGATGCAATCTGCTCCTGTGTTACCTGGCAGCATCGCTCTCCCAGGACAGGGTTCTGCACCCAGCAAACCTCCAG GGCAACCTTTTCCAAAATCTGAAACTCCACCTGTCCCTCCAGCTGCCAGTACCACGTCTGCCACAGCTTCACAGTCAAGCAAGCCATTTTCGTTTGCAGGTCCAAG TTCGGGATTCAGTTTTGGTGGCGTCACCCCAGCATCCTCTTCTTCATCCAACTTGGGAGGCAGCACTGCAG gTTCTTTAGATCAATCCCGGGATCCTAACCAGTCCTCACCTTTTACATTTGGAAGCAAGCCTGTTTTTGGTTCTGGATCTCTTGGATCATTTTCCTTTTCATCTGTTAAGTCTGCAACTCCGTCAACTATTACAGATACTGCTTCCACACCACCCACTTTCCAACTTTCAGCACCTTCTGCTGCTGGTCTAGCTGCTTCTTCCACTACTGGGGGAAAGTCGGAAGCCACAGCAACCAAACAAGGGGATGGTATTTTTCAGACTTTTTCAGGTGGAGAGACACTTGGGAGCTTCTCAGGTTTAAGAGTAGGTCAAATTGACGAAAGCTCCAAGCCAGATAATTCAAAAGCAACACCCTCCACTCAGCCAGCTAAGTTGCCTAGTGCTACCCCTGTGTTTGGTTCTGGGGGTGGACTTCAAATTTCAAAGCCTGCAGAAGTATCTTCCAGCACTAGTGGTGCCCCAGGCACTCTTTTTGGTAGCTTGCCATTAGCAGGTGCTGGATCTTCAGCCAGTTTATTTAGTTCTGGTGCTAGTAAGCCAAACTTCTCTTTTCTTAGTCCATCAAGCACAGTTGCTGCTGCAGATTCTTCATCTGGAACAACAGCTTCAGCAACTCTGTCATTTCAGAGTCTCCTAGCCCCTGCCACCTCAGCCCAGTCTCCTGCAGCTTCCAGCCCTGCAAACCAAAATGAATCGTCTTCTACACCTGCAGCCTCCACGTTTGCATTGTCAAGTCTTTTAGTCCCTTCTTCTGCAGATGTCAGTTCAAGCACTCTGGAAGTAAAGCAACCTTTCAAATCTGATAAACTTGTCAGTGAACCTGCAGCTCCTCCTTCTCTTCAGCAGCAAAACCCATCATTTCCCACAAGTGAGGGAGATAAAGAACAAACTCCAAAACAAAATCTTGTAGGAGGAGCCAGTACAACTCCATTTGCTTCTGTTGCTGCCTCTATCATTCCTACTGCTCAGTCAGCAGCCGTGACCAAGGAAGATGCAGCtcctatcccctctctccctgccaCAGTGAGCTCTGGCCAAGTATCATCCATTGCATCTGAAGTACTCAATCCTTCAGCACCTGTAAATACATTGTCTGGAGTACTCTCCACCCAAACACCAGCTCCTGTTACATCTTCTCCTCCGGTTGCACCGAACAATCCACCTACGGCACCTCCACCAGTAGGGTCTACGGCCTCAAGTTCTGCATTTGGTCAACAAAGTGTTGCATCGTCCACTCCAGCTGCACTACCAGCTTTTGGCCAAGCACCTGCATCTAGTTCGGCACCCACGCCCTTTGCACAACAAAGTGGAAATGCAACAAGCGCCGCAGCAAATACTACCACGGGTTTTGGAACAAATGCCTTTGGACTAGCAGGTTCAACAGGAGCCGGCTTTGGACAgccttcttttggccaggcacCAGCTTATTGGAAAACACCAGCTTCAAACTCTGCTAGTAACTTCTCTTTTGCCCCATCAAGTTTTGGCACACAGCCTGCTTTTGGTCAGCCTCCAACATCAACTGTAGCTGCATCAAGTACTGGTGCCCTTTTTGGAAGTTCCGTGAGCTCTAACAGCGCCACCACTTTTGGTCAGCAGTCAGCTAGTGCCAGTACTCCCACTGCTGGAGGAACGGGACTGTTTGGGCAGAGTACCACTCCTGCTTTTGGGCAGAGCTCTGGCTTTGGGCAGGTTGCGCCAGTGTTTGGTAATGCAAGTTCCTCAACGACAACCACCTCATTTGGTCAGTCATCCG GTTTCACCACAAACCCGGCCGGATCATTGTTTGGCCAGAATCAAAATCAAAGCACAAGTGTGTTTGGTCAG TCACCTTCCTCTAGTGGAGGTTTGTTTGGCGCCAGCACCGGCACTGGGAGTGGTGGCGGTTTCTTCAGTGGACTGGGAGGTAAACCAAGTCAGGATGCCGCAAACAAGAACCCCTTTGGCTCATCCACACCCACATCCACAGCCAGATTCAGATTCCCCAGCAGTCCTA